From a single Apium graveolens cultivar Ventura chromosome 2, ASM990537v1, whole genome shotgun sequence genomic region:
- the LOC141707014 gene encoding small ubiquitin-related modifier 2-like isoform X2, with the protein MKTRSQVVITSISRLKARIKRSTQLKKLMNAYCDRQSVDITSIAFLFDGRRLRAEQTPHELEMEDGDEIDAMLHQTGGTACPSLYQ; encoded by the exons ATGAAGACAAGAAGCCAAGTGGTGATCACATCAATCTCAAGGTTAAAGGCCAG GATTAAAAGGAGCACACAACTGAAGAAGCTTATGAATGCATACTGTGATCGCCAGTCTGTTGACATTACCTCCATCGCCTTCTTATTTGACGGACGTCGTCTCCGTGCCGAGCAGACTCCTCATGAG CTAGAGATGGAGGATGGTGATGAAATTGATGCGATGTTGCACCAAACAGGGGGCACTGCCTGTCCCTCCCTCTATCAGTGA
- the LOC141707013 gene encoding uncharacterized protein LOC141707013 isoform X1, giving the protein MSNSDAMMMMSVLAGGDADTDDVESQQPQQRQRSSHSLELSAAAAVASRSIERSDNSKRRNESEEDDDDDNHIVPLLSHSQKPKINIFSLSYSRPKSNREQITRLAETETSQFILSIMWVWGGSRYSGLMCVALSSFIYCMMEVLTDLLSVQPIPLFEIAFTRCTIMAVISFVWLKKSGYPVFGPANVRKLLASRALVGYISLMSFIYCIQRLSLAEGIILSFTTPIMASIAARFVLHEKIRISEVGGLSCSFFGMLFIFHSMLLTQGGMVKFGQAGDSLVRETDQTYGLVIGLFSSILGGISYCLIRAGAKASDQPVLTVFSFAVFAGPLAAICTFAFQEFVMPGFYSFILMVIMGLLALFAEIFLARGLQLEKTSKVANVQYLEAALSQIWVMSSSRVVPSFGRVFGCLLILASVSSTLFVGPEKEVE; this is encoded by the exons ATGAGTAACAGCGATGCGATGATGATGATGAGCGTCCTCGCCGGCGGCGACGCCGACACTGATGACGTGGAATCGCAACAACCGCAACAACGACAACGTAGCAGTCACTCACTTGAATTATCAGCAGCTGCAGCAGTAGCTTCTAGATCGATTGAAAGAAGCGATAATTCAAAACGAAGAAATGAAAGTGAAGAAGATGATGACGACGATAATCATATAGTTCCGCTTTTATCGCACTCTCAGAAACCTAAAATCAACATCTTCTCGCTCTCTTACTCTCGACCTAAATCTAACCGA GAGCAGATCACAAGATTAGCAGAAACAGAGACATCACAGTTCATCCTGTCTATAATGTGGGTATGGGGTGGTTCTAGATATTCTGGTCTTATGTGTGTGGCCTTGTCATCGTTTATCTACTGTATGATGGAAGTTCTTACAGACTTACTCTCTG TGCAACCTATTCCTCTATTTGAGATAGCATTCACAAGGTGTACAATAATGGCGGTAATATCATTTGTTTGGTTGAAGAAAAGTGGCTATCCAGTATTTGGACCAGCAAATGTCAGGAAACTTCTAGCTTCAAGAGCTCTTGTTGGTTACATTTCATTGATGAGTTTTATATACTG CATCCAGCGGTTATCTCTAGCAGAGGGAATCATTTTGAGCTTTACAACTCCAATAATGGCATCAATTGCTGCAAGATTCGTTTTGCATGAAAAGATCAGAATTTCCGAAGTAGGAG GTCTTTCTTGCAGTTTCTTTGGCATGCTCTTCATTTTCCACTCGATGCTTCTCACACAAG GAGGAATGGTAAAATTCGGGCAAGCCGGTGATTCACTTGTACGAGAAACTGATCAGACTTACGGGCTTGTAATTGGTCTGTTTTCCTCCATACTTGGTGGTATCAGCTATTGCCTTATTCGCGCTGGAGCAAAGGCATCTGATCAACCTGT ATTGACAGTGTTTTCGTTTGCTGTATTTGCTGGTCCTTTGGCAGCAATATGTACATTTGCCTTCCAA GAATTTGTGATGCCTGGTTTTTATTCTTTCATCCTAATGGTTATAATGGGTTTACTGGCCTTATTCGCGGAG ATTTTTTTAGCTCGAGGACTTCAACTAGAGAAAACGAGTAAGGTTGCAAATGTTCAGTACCTTGAG GCTGCTCTCTCGCAAATTTGGGTAATGAGTTCATCCAGAGTTGTTCCATCATTTGGTAGAGTTTTTGGGTGTCTACTTATCTTGGCTTCTGTATCTTCTACTTTGTTTGTTGGACCTGAAAAAGAGGTTGAATGA
- the LOC141707014 gene encoding small ubiquitin-related modifier 2-like isoform X3 — protein MEKMLKSRMIYTRIKRSTQLKKLMNAYCDRQSVDITSIAFLFDGRRLRAEQTPHELEMEDGDEIDAMLHQTGGTACPSLYQ, from the exons ATGGAGAAAATGTTGAAGTCCCGAATGATCTACACAAG GATTAAAAGGAGCACACAACTGAAGAAGCTTATGAATGCATACTGTGATCGCCAGTCTGTTGACATTACCTCCATCGCCTTCTTATTTGACGGACGTCGTCTCCGTGCCGAGCAGACTCCTCATGAG CTAGAGATGGAGGATGGTGATGAAATTGATGCGATGTTGCACCAAACAGGGGGCACTGCCTGTCCCTCCCTCTATCAGTGA
- the LOC141707013 gene encoding uncharacterized protein LOC141707013 isoform X2 — MSNSDAMMMMSVLAGGDADTDDVESQQPQQRQRSSHSLELSAAAAVASRSIERSDNSKRRNESEEDDDDDNHIVPLLSHSQKPKINIFSLSYSRPKSNREQITRLAETETSQFILSIMWVWGGSRYSGLMCVALSSFIYCMMEVLTDLLSVQPIPLFEIAFTRCTIMAVISFVWLKKSGYPVFGPANVRKLLASRALVGYISLMSFIYCIQRLSLAEGIILSFTTPIMASIAARFVLHEKIRISEVGGLSCSFFGMLFIFHSMLLTQGGMVKFGQAGDSLVRETDQTYGLVIGLFSSILGGISYCLIRAGAKASDQPVLTVFSFAVFAGPLAAICTFAFQEFVMPGFYSFILMVIMGLLALFAEIFLARGLQLEKTSKVANVQYLELLRVSE; from the exons ATGAGTAACAGCGATGCGATGATGATGATGAGCGTCCTCGCCGGCGGCGACGCCGACACTGATGACGTGGAATCGCAACAACCGCAACAACGACAACGTAGCAGTCACTCACTTGAATTATCAGCAGCTGCAGCAGTAGCTTCTAGATCGATTGAAAGAAGCGATAATTCAAAACGAAGAAATGAAAGTGAAGAAGATGATGACGACGATAATCATATAGTTCCGCTTTTATCGCACTCTCAGAAACCTAAAATCAACATCTTCTCGCTCTCTTACTCTCGACCTAAATCTAACCGA GAGCAGATCACAAGATTAGCAGAAACAGAGACATCACAGTTCATCCTGTCTATAATGTGGGTATGGGGTGGTTCTAGATATTCTGGTCTTATGTGTGTGGCCTTGTCATCGTTTATCTACTGTATGATGGAAGTTCTTACAGACTTACTCTCTG TGCAACCTATTCCTCTATTTGAGATAGCATTCACAAGGTGTACAATAATGGCGGTAATATCATTTGTTTGGTTGAAGAAAAGTGGCTATCCAGTATTTGGACCAGCAAATGTCAGGAAACTTCTAGCTTCAAGAGCTCTTGTTGGTTACATTTCATTGATGAGTTTTATATACTG CATCCAGCGGTTATCTCTAGCAGAGGGAATCATTTTGAGCTTTACAACTCCAATAATGGCATCAATTGCTGCAAGATTCGTTTTGCATGAAAAGATCAGAATTTCCGAAGTAGGAG GTCTTTCTTGCAGTTTCTTTGGCATGCTCTTCATTTTCCACTCGATGCTTCTCACACAAG GAGGAATGGTAAAATTCGGGCAAGCCGGTGATTCACTTGTACGAGAAACTGATCAGACTTACGGGCTTGTAATTGGTCTGTTTTCCTCCATACTTGGTGGTATCAGCTATTGCCTTATTCGCGCTGGAGCAAAGGCATCTGATCAACCTGT ATTGACAGTGTTTTCGTTTGCTGTATTTGCTGGTCCTTTGGCAGCAATATGTACATTTGCCTTCCAA GAATTTGTGATGCCTGGTTTTTATTCTTTCATCCTAATGGTTATAATGGGTTTACTGGCCTTATTCGCGGAG ATTTTTTTAGCTCGAGGACTTCAACTAGAGAAAACGAGTAAGGTTGCAAATGTTCAGTACCTTGAG TTATTACGTGTAAGTGAATAA
- the LOC141705830 gene encoding clathrin coat assembly protein AP180-like, translating to MPSTLTKAIEAVKDQTSISIAKVASSTKLDVAILKATTHDNVPPDERYIYEVVHLVSSHKIYARSCARAIGRRIGRTSNWIVALKSLMLVLRIFQDGDPYFPREVLHAMKRGAKILNLYNFHDDSNSRPGDYTAFVRTFAYYLDERLDCFITGKLHRQYTIKERERSGRRDYQRHKEVIHDMKPPVLLDRITFWQRLLDKAIGTRPTGAASTNRLVLISLYAIVQESFDLYKDISERLTLLIDGFFHLEYHLCVGAFEACVKASKQNQELRDYYSYCLSLGVGRSSEYPSIQTISQELIETLQEYLKDQSSFPAFPRSPRRLALPPPRPSNSSRLKSYDSYDGHSRRRSYDSYDRQSEFAEYSTSRFSRGYTKSRSRRTLEELLNAAETATRQRNSIDLEAYNTDQFDDQTQQYHTLRPSDAGSTQSLPTLYAMPDLLSLDDWPDQAQEPQPEQQQSQSNIATGWELVLSEAIQSPSFHTEPNKSDTFNAFPGQEERGQETSSGDNWELVLEESKGQPVQLEPNKSGTFDPFSAPEHLNGQEMSSGQGWELVLADTATQAPQQHPGSISFINNLYDQPTTSSTSTYNPFLDEPGELAIVPVVAPTAASTSPGNFELGFQTNDAFSAMPTFQATPVYGSAPTFQAAPTNGVPTFQATPRYGAPTFQEAPSYGMPTFQAATATFSTQNSNENDPFSDQMFNGSISKQNSVNEQQLWLQQQNEIMAKYMA from the coding sequence ATGCCGAGCACGCTTACTAAGGCCATTGAAGCAGTAAAGGATCAAACTAGCATTAGTATCGCAAAGGTTGCTAGCAGCACAAAGCTTGATGTTGCAATCCTCAAAGCCACCACACATGACAATGTACCCCCAGACGAACGTTACATCTATGAAGTTGTCCACCTCGTTTCGTCTCATAAAATTTATGCAAGATCTTGTGCTAGAGCCATTGGCCGGAGGATCGGGCGCACGAGTAATTGGATCGTGGCATTAAAATCGTTGATGCTAGTTCTTCGAATATTTCAAGACGGTGATCCGTATTTTCCTAGAGAAGTCCTCCATGCTATGAAACGCGGTGCCAAAATTCTCAACCTCTATAACTTTCATGATGACTCTAACTCAAGGCCGGGGGATTACACTGCATTTGTGCGCACATTTGCTTATTATCTCGACGAGCGGTTGGATTGTTTTATAACGGGGAAGCTTCATAGGCAATACACGATAAAAGAGAGAGAAAGAAGTGGCCGTAGGGACTACCAAAGACATAAGGAGGTTATTCATGATATGAAACCTCCAGTGCTGCTTGACAGGATCACGTTCTGGCAAAGATTGCTCGACAAAGCCATTGGTACAAGACCAACCGGTGCAGCCAGTACTAACCGGCTGGTCTTGATATCTCTCTACGCGATTGTACAGGAGAGTTTTGATCTTTACAAAGACATCTCTGAGAGACTAACTCTTCTTATTGATGGTTTCTTTCATTTGGAGTACCATTTATGTGTTGGTGCTTTTGAAGCTTGTGTTAAGGCCTCCAAACAAAACCAAGAGCTTAGAGATTACTATTCTTATTGTCTAAGTTTAGGTGTAGGTAGATCATCTGAATACCCTAGCATTCAGACAATATCCCAAGAGTTAATTGAAACGTTACAAGAATACTTGAAAGACCAATCTTCTTTTCCAGCATTTCCAAGATCTCCACGTAGGCTAGCTCTCCCACCACCTCGACCGTCAAACTCATCACGGCTTAAAAGCTATGATAGCTATGATGGGCATTCACGGAGAAGAAGCTATGACAGCTACGACAGACAGTCCGAGTTTGCTGAATATTCCACAAGTAGATTTTCTAGGGGATATACGAAATCTAGATCGCGTCGTACATTAGAGGAACTACTAAATGCTGCAGAGACAGCAACAAGACAGCGGAATTCCATAGACTTGGAGGCTTATAATACTGATCAATTTGACGATCAAACTCAACAATATCACACACTTAGACCAAGTGATGCAGGTTCAACTCAGTCATTACCCACACTATATGCAATGCCGGATTTATTATCTTTGGATGATTGGCCTGATCAAGCACAAGAACCTCAACCGGAGCAACAACAATCACAATCAAACATTGCAACTGGTTGGGAGCTTGTACTATCAGAAGCCATACAATCACCATCTTTTCATACGGAGCCAAACAAATCAGACACCTTTAATGCCTTTCCTGGACAAGAAGAACGAGGGCAAGAAACAAGTTCGGGAGATAATTGGGAACTTGTGCTCGAAGAAAGTAAGGGACAACCAGTACAGCTAGAGCCTAACAAATCAGGCACGTTTGATCCCTTCTCTGCACCTGAACATCTAAACGGGCAAGAAATGAGTTCGGGACAGGGTTGGGAGCTTGTGCTGGCAGACACTGCAACACAAGCACCACAACAACATCCAGGTTCCATATCATTTATAAACAATTTGTATGATCAACCGACAACATCTTCGACAAGTACTTATAACCCATTCTTGGACGAACCAGGGGAATTAGCTATAGTACCTGTTGTTGCTCCAACTGCAGCCAGCACTAGTCCAGGAAATTTTGAGTTAGGGTTTCAGACTAATGATGCATTTTCAGCAATGCCTACATTTCAAGCAACTCCAGTGTACGGATCAGCGCCTACATTTCAAGCAGCTCCAACAAACGGAGTGCCTACATTTCAAGCAACTCCAAGATACGGAGCCCCTACGTTTCAAGAAGCTCCATCATACGGAATGCCTACATTTCAAGCAGCAACGGCAACATTTTCTACTCAAAATTCAAACGAAAATGACCCATTCTCTGATCAAATGTTCAACGGTTCGATTAGTAAACAGAACTCGGTGAATGAACAACAGTTATGGTTGCAGCAACAAAATGAAATCATGGCAAAATATATGGCTTAG
- the LOC141707014 gene encoding small ubiquitin-related modifier 1-like isoform X1 — MSQQGGVDEDKKPSGDHINLKVKGQDGNEVFFRIKRSTQLKKLMNAYCDRQSVDITSIAFLFDGRRLRAEQTPHELEMEDGDEIDAMLHQTGGTACPSLYQ, encoded by the exons ATGAGTCAACAAGGTGGAGTAGATGAAGACAAGAAGCCAAGTGGTGATCACATCAATCTCAAGGTTAAAGGCCAG GATGGGAACGAGGTGTTTTTCAGGATTAAAAGGAGCACACAACTGAAGAAGCTTATGAATGCATACTGTGATCGCCAGTCTGTTGACATTACCTCCATCGCCTTCTTATTTGACGGACGTCGTCTCCGTGCCGAGCAGACTCCTCATGAG CTAGAGATGGAGGATGGTGATGAAATTGATGCGATGTTGCACCAAACAGGGGGCACTGCCTGTCCCTCCCTCTATCAGTGA